The Sesamum indicum cultivar Zhongzhi No. 13 linkage group LG6, S_indicum_v1.0, whole genome shotgun sequence genome has a segment encoding these proteins:
- the LOC105164548 gene encoding HSP-interacting protein, producing MGKPSAKKKIHIGPKSNDGNTKHVKANSKAFDEDTAIFINMSQELKEEGNKLFQKHDHEGAMLKYEKALKLLPANHIDVAYLRTNMAACYMQLGIGEYPRAVNECNLALQVAPKYSKALLRRARCHEALNRLDLALKDVSNVLSMEPNNLTALEIADNLKKAIDEKGMQVEDKEIVMPPSEAEPTSAPVTGKIVKEKGKKKKSTKFEKKNILEPEEKNVSEVEENKAEDKVVVEEKRSFKEEKVVMRSVKLVYGEDIRWAQLPVNCGVRLVRDIVIDRFPSLKGVLIKYKDQEGDLVTITTTDELRIAEGLAENQGFLRLYIAEVSPDKEPLYDGMGIEEEVHESSEKPSMVTVESNLDKGSSCVEDWIVQFARLFKNHVGFECDSYLDLHEIGIKLYSEAMEDTVTSEDAQGLFDIAAAKFQEMTALALFNWGNVHLSKARKRLVLTEDTSAESTLMQVKTAYEWAQKEYVNAGMRYEEALKIKPDFYEGLLALGLQQFEQAKLSWYYVIGSKSNLEIGASAQVLELYNKAEDSMEKGMQIWEEMEEQRLNGLSKHEKDKAELQKFGLDELFKDISEDEASKQAANMRSQIYHLWGTMLYERSVVEYKLSLPTWEECLEVAIEKFELAGASQTDIAVMIKNHCSNETALEGFKVDEIVQAWNEMYDADRWRTGVAAFRLEPLFRRRSPKLHSVLEHL from the exons atgggaAAGCCTAGtgcaaagaagaaaattcatattggTCCAAAATCCAATGACGGAAACACCAAGCACGTCAAAGCAAACTCCAAGGCATTTGATGAAGACACTGCCATCTTCATCAACATGTCTCAAGAATTGAAGGAAGAAGGGAACAAATTGTTTCAGAAACATGATCACGAAGGTGCTATGTTGAAGTATGAAAAGGCCCTCAAATTGCTGCCAGCCAACCATATTGATGTTGCTTATTTGCGGACCAATATGGCTGCTTGTTACATGCAATTGGGCATCGGCGAGTACCCTCGAGCAGTAAATGAATGTAATTTGGCACTTCAAGTAGCTCCCAAGTATAGTAAGGCTTTATTGAGGAGAGCAAGGTGTCACGAGGCCTTGAATAGGCTTGACTTGGCTCTAAAGGATGTCAGCAATGTATTGAGCATGGAACCAAATAACTTGACTGCATTGGAGATTGCAGACAATTTGAAAAAGGCAATCGATGAAAAGGGTATGCAGGTCGAAGACAAAGAAATTGTTATGCCCCCAAGTGAAGCTGAGCCTACTTCTGCCCCTGTTACTGGAAAGATTGTCAAggagaaggggaaaaaaaagaagagcaCCAAGTTCgaaaagaagaatattttgGAACCCGAGGAGAAGAATGTCAGTGAAGTTGAGGAAAACAAGGCTGAGGACAAGGTGGTTgtagaagagaaaagaagcTTTAAGGAAGAAAAGGTAGTCATGAGGTCGGTGAAATTGGTTTATGGAGAGGACATAAGATGGGCACAGTTACCCGTAAATTGTGGTGTTCGTTTGGTGAGGGACATTGTTATAGACAGATTTCCAAGTTTGAAGGGTGTGCTCATCAAGTATAAGGATCAAGAAGGTGATTTGGTTACCATAACTACCACGGATGAGCTGAGGATAGCCGAGGGACTGGCCGAAAATCAAGGGTTTTTGAGACTGTACATTGCCGAAGTTAGTCCTGACAAAGAACCTCTTTATGATGGAATGGGTATTGAAGAGGAAGTACACGAAAGCAGTGAGAAACCATCAATGGTTACAGTTGAAAGTAATTTAGACAAAGGGTCGTCCTGTGTTGAGGATTGGATTGTTCAGTTTGCCAGGCTGTTCAAGAATCATGTTGGGTTTGAGTGCGATTCGTACTTGGATCTTCATGAAATaggaataaaattgtattCGGAAGCAATGGAAGATACTGTTACAAGTGAAGATGCTCAAGGGCTGTTTGATATTGCTGCAGCCAAGTTCCAGGAGATGACCGCTTTAGCCTTGTTTAATTGGGGAAATGTTCACTTGTCTAAGGCAAGGAAGCGGTTGGTTCTAACTGAAGATACCTCTGCTGAATCCACGTTGATGCAGGTTAAAACTGCTTATGAGTGGGCACAAAAGGAATATGTGAATGCAGGTATGAGGTATGAAGAAGCTCTCAAGATCAAGCCTGACTTTTATGAAGGGCTTCTTGCCCTTGGCCTGCAGCAATTCGAACAAGCAAAGCTTTCTTGGTATTATGTAATTGGGAGCAAGTCTAACTTAGAGATAGGGGCATCTGCACAGGTACTGGAGCTATATAACAAGGCCGAGGATAGCATGGAGAAAGGGATGCAAATATGGGAAGAAATGGAAGAGCAGCGTCTTAATGGTCTCTCCAAGCATGAAAAAGATAAAGCAGAGTTGCAAAAATTTGGGTTGGATGAGTTGTTTAAAGATATTTCAGAAGATGAAGCTTCCAAGCAGGCAGCAAATATGAGGTCTCAGATTTACCACTTATGGGGTACAATGCTATACGAGCGCTCTGTTGTGGAATATAAGTTGAGCCTACCAACTTGGGAAGAATGTCTTGAGGTTGCAATCGAAAAGTTTGAACTTGCTGGGGCATCACAAACAGATATTGCAGTCATGATAAAGAACCATTGCTCAAATGAAACTGCTCTAGAAG GATTCAAAGTTGATGAGATAGTACAGGCATGGAATGAGATGTATGACGCTGATAGGTGGCGGACTGGTGTGGCTGCATTTCGTTTGGAACCACTATTCAGAAGGCGCTCTCCGAAACTTCATTCTGTTTTGGAGCATCTTTGA
- the LOC105164549 gene encoding protein MEMO1 has translation MEKIRRASHAGSWYTDNPKKLAEELDGWLRASGLAKSSDVRGVIAPHAGYSYSGRAAAYAFGNIDPANISRVFLLGPSHHYYTPKCALSKATVYKTPIGDLPIDQEVNEELKATGKFEFMDIHVDEAEHSMEMHLPYLVKVFQGHSVKIVPILVGALSVENEAMYGRLLAKYVDDPKNFFSVSSDFCHWGSRFNYMHYDKKYGAIHKSIEALDKMGMDIIETGDPDAFKQYLLETDNTICGRHPISVFLHMLKNSSTKIKIQFLRYEQSSQCKSMRDSSVSYASAAAKVDA, from the exons ATGGAGAAGATCAGAAGAGCATCTCATGCTGGTTCATGGTACACCGACAACC caaaaaaactAGCTGAAGAGCTTGATGGGTGGCTTAGGGCTTCCGGCCTTGCAAAATCTTCCGATGTAAGAGGTGTAATTGCACC TCATGCAGGTTATTCGTATTCTGGTCGTGCAGCAGCCTATGCGTTTGGAAACATAGACCCTGCAAACAT TTCTAGGGTGTTTCTTCTCGGTCCATCTCACCATTATTACACTCCAAAATGTGCACTTTCAAAAGCCACAGTCTATAAGACGCCCATTGGAGACCTACCAATTGATCAAGAAG TGAACGAGGAACTAAAAGCTACAGGCAAGTTTGAATTCATGGATATTCATGTTGATGAGGCTGAACATAGCATGGAAATGCACCTGCCTTATCTAGTTAAAGTATTCCAGGG GCATTCTGTGAAGATTGTGCCCATTTTAGTTGGTGCTCTTAGTGTTGAAAATGAAGCCATGTATGGTCGCTTGTTAGCGAAATATGTTGATGACCctaaaaatttcttttctgtATCTTCAGATTTTTGTCACTGGGGATCCCG GTTCAACTACATgcattatgataaaaaatatggagCCATCCACAAGTCTATTGAGGCATTGGATAAAATGGGAATGGATATAATAGAAACGGGAGATCCAGATGCATTTAAGCAGTACCTCTTGGAGACGGACAATACTATTTGTGGACGGCATCCAATTAGTGTTTTTCTTCAT ATGTTGAAGAATAGCTCAACAAAGATAAAGATTCAGTTTCTGCGATATGAACAATCAAGCCAGTGCAAATCAATGAGAGACAGCAGTGTAAGTTATGCATCTGCAGCAGCGAAAGTAGATGCTTGA
- the LOC105164550 gene encoding probable anion transporter 5, whose translation MRITYFPKRYAIVILTFICTCVCYIERVGFSIAYTAAADAAGVNQSSKGVILSTFYYGYACSQVPGGWAAQKIGGRRVLLLSFVLWSMTCAFVPLDPNRVVVLVLARLLVGVAQGFIFPSIHTVLAQWVPPHERSRSVSLTTSGMYFGAAVGTLVLPSLVKFRGPQSVFLAEATLGVMWSLLWFKYASDPPRSDHPKATAAGFGESLLPIGGNQKTKVENGAHPIRTPKIPWKRIILSLPIWAIVANNFTFHYGLYVLMNWLPTYFELGLQHSLQEMGSSKMMPYLNMFLFSNIGGVIADHLITRRILSVTKTRKLLNTVGFVVASFALMALPLFRTPEGVVFCSSVALGFLALGRAGFAVNHMDVAPRYAGIVMGVSNTAGTLAGIVGVDLTGRLLEAAKDAQLDLTSPDSWRAVFVIPGSLCILSSIVFLILSTGERIFD comes from the coding sequence ATGAGGATCACATATTTTCCTAAGCGTTACgcaattgtaattttgacCTTCATCTGCACTTGTGTGTGCTACATAGAAAGAGTCGGCTTCTCCATTGCATATACTGCTGCTGCCGATGCTGCAGGAGTAAATCAGTCAAGCAAGGGTGTGATACTTTCAACATTCTACTATGGCTATGCCTGTTCACAAGTCCCTGGTGGTTGGGCAGCTCAAAAGATTGGAGGAAGGCGTGTTCTCCTGCTTTCTTTTGTTCTATGGTCTATGACTTGTGCTTTTGTACCCCTGGATCCGAATCGAGTCGTAGTTCTGGTCCTAGCCCGCTTGCTTGTCGGAGTGGCCCAGGGCTTCATCTTTCCCTCCATTCACACTGTACTTGCTCAGTGGGTGCCACCACATGAAAGGTCGAGATCTGTTTCTCTCACAACTTCAGGTATGTATTTTGGCGCAGCTGTAGGAACGCTTGTGCTCCCGAGCCTGGTCAAGTTTCGGGGTCCTCAATCAGTATTTCTTGCTGAAGCTACTTTAGGTGTCATGTGGTCTCTTCTTTGGTTTAAGTATGCCAGTGACCCACCTCGATCTGATCATCCGAAGGCTACAGCTGCTGGTTTTGGTGAATCCTTGCTTCCAATAGGAGGGAATCAAAAGACAAAAGTAGAAAATGGAGCACATCCCATTAGAACACCTAAAATTCCTTGGAAGAGAATTATCCTCAGTTTACCAATTTGGGCGATAGtggcaaataattttactttccACTATGGTCTTTATGTACTCATGAATTGGCTTCCGACATACTTTGAGTTAGGACTCCAGCACAGTCTTCAAGAAATGGGTTCCTCTAAGATGATGCCTTATCTCAATATGTTTTTATTCTCAAATATTGGTGGGGTGATTGCAGATCACTTGATTACCAGGAGAATTTTGTCAGTGACAAAAACGAGGAAGCTCCTAAACACTGTGGGATTTGTGGTAGCTTCTTTTGCTCTGATGGCTCTTCCCTTGTTTAGAACACCTGAAGGGGTCGTGTTTTGCTCTTCTGTGGCTCTTGGTTTCTTGGCTCTTGGAAGAGCTGGATTTGCAGTAAATCACATGGATGTGGCTCCAAGATATGCAGGAATTGTAATGGGTGTTTCTAATACAGCTGGTACCTTAGCAGGCATAGTTGGGGTTGATCTTACTGGTCGACTTCTTGAGGCTGCTAAGGATGCTCAGTTGGACCTCACAAGTCCAGATAGCTGGAGAGCAGTTTTTGTTATCCCAGGGTCACTCTGTATTCTTAGTTCAATTGTGTTTCTTATACTATCCACAGGGGAGAGGATTTTTGATTGA